One region of Jatrophihabitans cynanchi genomic DNA includes:
- a CDS encoding polysaccharide lyase, which yields MLFAMCVSILTVGGVAALGGSAAGESAAPRQARLIASDTFHRTIPSGLGRADMGGAYRVVRPGNVSVRVVPAHASIAGFAPGQSFAAELPSVSAADVMLGASFVVPTLPSAYPGLYFGLEMRAQADGRAYRAKLKIGASGQISIGLSRLGAHRAETDLATRTLPLRIRPGQVLNLEGMVTGSTPAKLAVKAWRAGTSVPDWQLRKDDSSGRVPSSGHVAEWAFLSQSGHTVAIQQTQLRVWSIEAKPGAVHAPAPITNSKSAVPSLSPPATTSTPPPVVTSSRAPTSGPESSSPSATSPSPTASSPQTSPAASSTSAASVPPSTALSPPHDPTPAGEVLFAQDYDGLPISDPVSVATERLALGDPTLSLGGSNVARTAIVAASGRGNVMRVTMPAKAISEASGVIIDAKLAKSVDAASIQYDIRFDSGFDWSRGGKLPGLGGAMPNVSPSVAGGCNAGSSSAWSGRGMWITPSSYPSVTAANEWIGYMYDYKKAAACGDNLRTGKALTAGTWHTVKQYYKLNSISASGTPNADGVSKMWLDGVLVRNASDVLYRSSAGLHINYLYWEVFRGGGDSTWASPTEGTVDFDNLVINSS from the coding sequence GTGCTGTTCGCGATGTGCGTCTCGATCCTCACGGTCGGTGGCGTCGCAGCACTCGGCGGCTCAGCAGCTGGCGAGAGTGCGGCGCCCCGCCAGGCGAGGCTGATCGCGTCGGATACCTTCCACCGGACAATCCCTTCGGGTCTTGGCCGCGCCGATATGGGCGGTGCTTACCGCGTCGTACGGCCCGGCAACGTCTCGGTCCGGGTGGTGCCCGCGCACGCCTCGATAGCCGGCTTCGCGCCAGGGCAGTCCTTCGCTGCGGAGTTGCCCTCGGTCTCGGCGGCTGACGTGATGCTCGGGGCTTCGTTCGTGGTGCCGACGCTTCCTTCGGCCTACCCGGGCCTGTACTTCGGTTTGGAAATGCGCGCGCAGGCAGACGGGCGCGCCTACCGTGCCAAGCTCAAGATCGGCGCAAGCGGCCAGATCTCGATCGGACTGTCGCGGCTCGGCGCACACCGTGCCGAAACAGATCTCGCGACCCGTACGCTGCCGCTTCGAATCCGGCCCGGACAGGTTTTGAACCTGGAAGGTATGGTGACCGGCTCGACGCCGGCGAAACTCGCGGTGAAGGCCTGGCGAGCCGGCACCAGTGTGCCGGACTGGCAGCTGCGCAAGGACGACTCGAGCGGCCGCGTACCTTCATCGGGCCACGTCGCGGAGTGGGCGTTCTTGTCCCAGTCCGGGCACACGGTCGCGATCCAGCAAACGCAGCTGCGCGTGTGGTCAATAGAGGCTAAGCCGGGTGCTGTCCACGCGCCGGCTCCGATAACCAACTCGAAGAGCGCGGTCCCTTCGTTGTCGCCGCCGGCGACGACGTCCACGCCCCCGCCGGTAGTGACTTCCTCTCGCGCACCCACCTCGGGACCGGAGTCGTCGTCTCCGTCCGCCACCTCGCCGTCCCCGACGGCGAGTTCACCCCAGACATCGCCGGCCGCGTCGTCGACTTCGGCGGCATCGGTACCGCCGAGTACAGCGCTCAGCCCGCCCCACGATCCGACGCCGGCCGGTGAGGTGCTGTTCGCTCAGGACTACGACGGTTTGCCGATCTCCGACCCGGTCTCCGTTGCTACCGAGCGGCTTGCACTGGGCGATCCGACGCTGAGTCTCGGCGGCTCGAACGTTGCGCGAACCGCAATCGTGGCGGCGAGCGGCCGGGGCAACGTCATGCGCGTGACCATGCCGGCGAAGGCGATCAGTGAGGCGAGTGGCGTGATCATCGACGCCAAGCTTGCGAAGTCGGTCGACGCGGCGAGCATCCAGTACGACATTCGTTTCGATTCAGGCTTCGACTGGAGCAGGGGCGGCAAGCTGCCGGGGCTCGGTGGTGCTATGCCCAACGTCTCGCCGTCGGTCGCCGGCGGGTGTAACGCTGGAAGCTCCTCTGCCTGGTCGGGCAGGGGCATGTGGATCACGCCGTCGTCGTACCCATCCGTCACAGCTGCCAACGAGTGGATCGGCTACATGTACGACTACAAGAAGGCGGCAGCGTGCGGTGACAATCTGCGCACCGGCAAGGCTCTCACAGCCGGGACCTGGCACACCGTGAAGCAGTACTACAAGCTGAACAGCATCAGCGCGAGCGGGACGCCGAACGCCGACGGTGTATCCAAGATGTGGCTGGACGGCGTCCTCGTCCGCAACGCCAGCGACGTGCTGTATCGCAGCAGCGCGGGCCTGCACATCAACTATCTCTACTGGGAGGTTTTCCGCGGCGGCGGTGACTCGACATGGGCCAGTCCCACCGAGGGCACGGTCGACTTCGACAATCTGGTGATCAATTCGTCGTGA
- a CDS encoding phosphotransferase, whose amino-acid sequence MAESSSAPSARAGGAPFGEIYVRFPPRWHNVLVPIGPAAATTTAMSLYTASKPIPLAAQYGLWLAAKAIGGRALPGPRETWSLPFPRSVTASMWAAWARAVGREPDGIAIYERLQSGRQNLTLMVCAGARSMLVRIRRDPASLELERAISTIAHERGTRCFRVPRLIESGQIDEWHWVGYEAMSSRPHAPRFRLDGDGYQEISALVEVAIRRAAEVPDHWRGAHRDLTPWNLRRGRGTTWLIDWEDADLAPPHADAVYLRAIASALRPGPPRRMRLRPEEREASTYWAAIIADRETSPVEQRLRQRLLALLGG is encoded by the coding sequence ATGGCCGAGTCCTCCAGCGCGCCGTCTGCGCGGGCCGGTGGTGCTCCGTTCGGCGAGATTTACGTACGGTTTCCGCCGCGCTGGCACAACGTCCTCGTGCCGATCGGACCGGCAGCAGCAACGACAACAGCCATGAGCCTTTACACCGCGTCGAAGCCGATTCCACTCGCCGCGCAGTATGGCCTCTGGCTTGCGGCCAAGGCCATCGGTGGGCGCGCGCTACCCGGACCGCGCGAGACCTGGTCCTTACCATTCCCGCGGAGCGTGACCGCAAGTATGTGGGCGGCGTGGGCGCGGGCTGTTGGCCGAGAGCCGGACGGGATCGCGATCTATGAGCGACTACAGTCCGGACGACAGAATCTCACGCTCATGGTGTGCGCGGGCGCACGCTCAATGTTGGTGCGGATCCGTCGCGACCCCGCGTCGCTGGAACTCGAACGCGCGATCAGCACGATCGCCCACGAGCGCGGGACACGCTGCTTCCGGGTGCCCCGCCTGATCGAGTCGGGTCAGATCGATGAATGGCACTGGGTGGGCTACGAGGCGATGAGCTCGCGGCCGCATGCCCCGCGCTTTCGATTGGACGGCGACGGATACCAGGAGATCTCCGCGCTGGTAGAGGTAGCGATCCGCCGAGCCGCCGAAGTGCCGGATCATTGGCGCGGCGCTCATCGCGATCTCACGCCGTGGAACCTGCGACGAGGTCGTGGCACCACATGGCTCATCGACTGGGAGGACGCCGATTTGGCACCCCCGCATGCCGACGCCGTCTACCTACGTGCGATTGCAAGCGCGCTGAGGCCGGGTCCGCCGCGCCGGATGCGATTGCGGCCCGAGGAACGAGAAGCCAGCACATACTGGGCGGCGATCATCGCCGACCGGGAGACATCACCAGTTGAACAGCGTCTGCGGCAACGGCTGCTAGCACTTCTCGGCGGCTGA
- a CDS encoding sulfotransferase domain-containing protein yields MTARDAKPRAGRSTSPVVSLGREVIHAYGCATARWRPDPDFLIIGAKRGGSTSFYYDLLRHSQIAPLFPRPDHLPKAAATKGVHYFDQNYHRGERWYRSHLPSGFVRGRQARRLGLPVITGEASPYYLFHPAAAERAAAMLPGAKIIAVLRDPVQRTYSHWKERRREGAEELDFSAALEAEDIRIGAIEDELRRDPAAYSYAHEQQSYARQSEYVTGLARWYKHFPREQFLILSSEEYYADPQAALREAQVFLGLDREELASGEVRNAAAGDAIDPVVEAELRNRFGPYNDQLCQLTGRTFPWP; encoded by the coding sequence GTGACCGCACGCGACGCGAAACCGCGAGCCGGGCGCTCGACGAGCCCCGTCGTGTCCCTCGGACGCGAAGTCATCCACGCCTATGGCTGCGCCACGGCACGGTGGCGGCCCGATCCGGATTTTCTGATCATCGGGGCGAAGCGCGGCGGGAGCACGTCGTTCTACTACGACCTACTCCGCCACTCGCAGATCGCGCCGCTCTTCCCGCGTCCGGACCATCTACCGAAGGCGGCCGCCACTAAAGGAGTGCACTACTTCGACCAGAACTACCATCGCGGCGAACGCTGGTACCGAAGCCATCTGCCCTCCGGGTTCGTACGCGGACGTCAGGCTCGCCGGCTCGGTTTGCCCGTGATCACAGGTGAGGCGTCGCCGTACTACCTGTTTCATCCCGCTGCCGCCGAACGGGCCGCGGCCATGTTGCCCGGGGCAAAGATCATTGCGGTGCTGCGCGATCCGGTACAACGCACGTACAGCCATTGGAAGGAACGGCGACGCGAGGGCGCAGAGGAACTGGACTTCAGCGCGGCGCTCGAGGCGGAGGATATCCGGATCGGCGCGATCGAGGATGAACTCCGGCGCGATCCGGCCGCCTACAGCTATGCCCACGAGCAGCAGTCCTATGCCCGGCAGAGTGAGTACGTAACGGGATTGGCGCGCTGGTACAAGCACTTTCCCAGGGAGCAGTTCCTCATCCTGTCCAGCGAGGAGTATTACGCCGACCCGCAAGCCGCCCTCCGGGAAGCGCAGGTGTTTCTCGGCCTAGACCGAGAAGAGCTCGCTTCCGGAGAAGTGCGCAACGCTGCGGCGGGCGATGCCATCGACCCTGTCGTGGAAGCGGAGCTGCGGAATCGGTTCGGGCCGTACAACGACCAGTTGTGCCAGCTCACCGGTCGGACCTTTCCGTGGCCCTAG